In a genomic window of Apteryx mantelli isolate bAptMan1 chromosome 2, bAptMan1.hap1, whole genome shotgun sequence:
- the LOC136991313 gene encoding atypical chemokine receptor 2-like: MATLLDTGDYPANSSDYSYEYLDEADYMLYGLCTKEEALSFSRVFLPAFYTVVFLVGLAGNGLLFIVLIMYIKKKKKTTEVYPLNLVISDFLLLITLPFWALYISQWVTWDLLCPLLNTMYTVNFYSGVFLVSCMSLDMYLQIVYACSPRNSMTQRKSILILSVVWILSILLSVPDGIFTNIKQIHNKTVVCTHDYGQKHLFWKVVSQAIQNILGFLVPFLFMVFCYSRIVCVLTTSAIPRSRRALCLVFTLVGVFFLLWSPYNIVLILHSLQDVGVISNCERSRQLDYATQITESLSLVHCCLNPLLYAFVKKRFRLYLWKIPRAIMRRSGFLDMQLSETSQSCSRYAAQIEMLSITNA, translated from the coding sequence ATGGCAACCTTGCTGGATACCGGAGATTATCCTGCCAATTCGAGCGACTATTCTTATGAGTACTTGGACGAGGCAGATTACATGCTGTATGGCCTATGCACGAAGGAAGAAGCGCTCTCATTTAGCAGAGTATTCTTGCCAGCATTTTACACTGTGGTTTTCCTGGTTGGGTTGGCTGGGAATGGCCTCCTGTTTATTGTCCTGATTATGTacatcaagaagaaaaagaagacgaCTGAGGTGTATCCCCTGAACCTGGTGATTTCAGACTTCCTTCTCCTAATAACCCTTCCTTTTTGGGCCCTATACATTTCTCAGTGGGTGACCTGGGACCTGTTGTGCCCGCTCTTAAACACCATGTACACTGTGAATTTCTACAGTGGTGTCTTTTTGGTGAGCTGCATGAGTCTGGACATGTACCTGCAGATAGTCTATGCTTGCTCTCCTCGCAACTCAATGACGCAGAGGAAGTCCATCCTTATCTTGTCAGTGGTTTGGATCCTTTCCATACTTCTCTCTGTTCCTGATGGCATCTTCACAAACATCAAGCAAATCCACAACAAAACTGTCGTGTGCACTCATGATTATGGTCAGAAACACTTATTTTGGAAAGTTGTTTCTCAGGCCATTCAAAACATCCTGGGCTTCCTTGTTCCGTTCCTTTTCATGGTGTTCTGCTATTCCCGCATAGTGTGTGTCCTCACCACTTCTGCCATTCCCAGATCAAGGAGAGCACTCTGCTTAGTCTTTACTCTGGtgggtgttttctttcttctgtggtcCCCTTACAACATTGTCCTCATCCTTCACTCCCTGCAAGATGTCGGTGTGATCAGCAACTGCGAAAGGAGTAGGCAACTGGACTATGCCACGCAGATCACGGAAAGTTTGTCCTTGGTCCATTGCTGTCTCAACCCCTTGCTCTACGCTTTTGTGAAGAAACGATTTCGGTTGTACTTATGGAAGATCCCTAGGGCCATTATGAGAAGAAGTGGTTTCCTCGACATGCAGCTTTCAGAAACAAGTCAGTCTTGTAGCAGATATGCTGCTCAGATAGAAATGTTGAGTATCACAAATGCATGA